Proteins co-encoded in one Rudaeicoccus suwonensis genomic window:
- the murG gene encoding undecaprenyldiphospho-muramoylpentapeptide beta-N-acetylglucosaminyltransferase — MSDTAAEHGGTDSSARSGDGVVPARSSDAAALTSVVLAGGGTAGHISPLLATADALRRENPDVRITVVGSVGGLEETIVPERGYDLKVIPKAAFPRRPDLAALRFPLTFRRAVRQATDVVRNAEADVVVGFGGYVCPPAFLAARRAGVPIVVHEGNARPGLATRLGARFTSFIATTFSATKLPGARLLGMPLRHEITGLDRAALRPEALREFGLTDAMPTILVTGGSLGAARINEAFAGAVAALRSAGVQVLHVTGRGKEFDPDAGATAAKPDGGDAAYVVLPYADRMELCYAAADLVVTRAGANMVCETASIGLPAVFVPLPIGNGEQRLNCADVVDAGGAIVVDNADFTADYVVQQVIPLAKNADRLALMGAAARAQGHGEADEKLVAMIHEAVSAAARS; from the coding sequence GTGAGCGACACCGCAGCTGAGCACGGTGGGACCGACAGCAGTGCTCGATCCGGCGACGGTGTCGTTCCTGCGCGATCATCGGATGCCGCGGCCCTGACCTCGGTCGTCCTCGCCGGTGGTGGAACGGCCGGCCACATCTCACCTCTGCTGGCCACCGCCGATGCCTTGCGCCGCGAAAATCCCGACGTCCGCATCACCGTGGTCGGGTCGGTTGGCGGCCTTGAGGAGACGATCGTCCCCGAACGCGGGTACGACCTCAAGGTCATCCCGAAGGCAGCCTTTCCGCGTCGCCCCGACCTCGCGGCGCTGCGCTTCCCTCTGACCTTTCGTCGCGCGGTGCGGCAGGCCACCGACGTGGTGCGCAACGCGGAAGCCGATGTCGTGGTCGGGTTCGGCGGCTATGTCTGCCCGCCGGCGTTCCTGGCGGCCCGTCGTGCGGGCGTGCCGATCGTGGTGCACGAGGGCAACGCCCGTCCCGGTCTCGCGACGCGCCTGGGCGCACGTTTCACATCCTTCATCGCCACGACGTTCTCTGCGACGAAGCTGCCCGGCGCCCGTCTGCTCGGTATGCCGCTGCGCCACGAGATCACCGGTCTCGACCGCGCGGCATTGCGTCCGGAGGCCTTGCGCGAGTTCGGTCTGACCGACGCGATGCCGACGATTCTCGTGACCGGCGGTTCGCTGGGCGCCGCGCGCATCAACGAGGCCTTCGCCGGCGCGGTCGCGGCGTTGCGCAGCGCCGGTGTGCAGGTGCTGCACGTGACCGGTCGCGGCAAGGAGTTCGATCCGGACGCCGGTGCGACGGCCGCGAAGCCTGACGGGGGAGATGCGGCATACGTCGTGTTGCCGTATGCCGACCGGATGGAATTGTGTTACGCCGCAGCCGATCTCGTGGTCACGCGCGCCGGCGCGAACATGGTCTGCGAGACGGCCTCCATCGGACTGCCCGCTGTCTTCGTGCCGCTGCCGATCGGCAACGGCGAACAACGACTCAACTGTGCCGACGTTGTCGATGCAGGTGGCGCGATCGTCGTCGACAATGCCGATTTCACCGCCGATTACGTTGTGCAGCAAGTGATTCCACTGGCCAAGAACGCCGATCGCCTGGCACTCATGGGTGCGGCTGCACGAGCGCAAGGTCATGGCGAAGCGGACGAGAAGCTCGTCGCGATGATCCACGAGGCCGTGTCGGCGGCGGCGCGATCGTGA
- a CDS encoding TlpA family protein disulfide reductase encodes MQWFAAACTWLVGTVLIASGTLKIGTATAFRMSLTRFGLPQFIHRDERFARAFPFVEIGLGLGTVLVPAPWHQIFTVASLALYVGFLVLVVRVVRRKQAVSCNCFGGIGDDSVDRRTIARNSALVLLAVIAVVLHDSPASVLGDRSAWLYAVPAVVSCALAVGLVIYRGLRDRRRKARQVRSLTVTDADGSPMLISEFQDPPTYLVFFSAFCGSCSALVEEFRWWPHVTNGGFDVQPVFMGPPTDYLEHPAFAEVAPYAWFDVDRSVSLAMAVSATPGAVLVDAEHPLGKKMSLGAYQVRELVVDQTKVDVAVAESGSDALTTDAAGADARASDARDGDVTDGDATDKDAQGTASAMAATDDASPEQVVRSTT; translated from the coding sequence GTGCAGTGGTTCGCAGCAGCGTGCACCTGGCTGGTCGGCACCGTGCTCATCGCGAGCGGCACTCTGAAGATCGGGACAGCCACGGCCTTCCGGATGTCGCTCACGCGGTTCGGGCTGCCGCAGTTCATCCACCGTGACGAACGCTTCGCGCGGGCCTTCCCTTTTGTCGAGATCGGGCTCGGACTCGGGACCGTGCTGGTGCCCGCGCCGTGGCACCAGATCTTCACCGTCGCCTCGCTTGCGCTGTATGTCGGGTTCCTGGTCCTGGTCGTCCGCGTGGTGCGACGCAAGCAGGCCGTCTCGTGCAACTGCTTCGGCGGCATCGGCGACGACTCGGTCGATCGGCGGACGATCGCGCGGAACAGTGCGCTGGTGCTGCTCGCGGTGATCGCGGTCGTGTTGCACGACTCCCCCGCCAGCGTGCTCGGCGACCGCTCTGCCTGGCTGTATGCCGTTCCGGCCGTCGTCTCATGTGCCCTCGCCGTCGGCCTCGTGATCTACCGGGGATTGCGCGACCGCCGACGCAAGGCACGACAAGTGAGGTCGCTGACGGTGACCGATGCCGATGGTTCGCCGATGCTGATCAGCGAGTTCCAGGATCCGCCGACATATCTGGTGTTCTTCTCCGCCTTCTGCGGATCGTGCTCGGCGTTGGTAGAGGAGTTTCGTTGGTGGCCGCACGTGACCAACGGCGGTTTCGACGTGCAGCCGGTGTTCATGGGGCCACCGACCGACTACCTCGAGCACCCGGCGTTCGCCGAGGTTGCGCCATACGCGTGGTTCGACGTCGACAGGTCCGTCTCGCTAGCGATGGCTGTCTCGGCCACACCGGGCGCGGTGCTGGTGGATGCGGAGCACCCGCTGGGGAAGAAGATGAGCCTTGGTGCGTACCAGGTGCGTGAACTGGTCGTGGACCAGACCAAGGTCGATGTCGCAGTCGCGGAAAGCGGCAGTGACGCGCTCACGACAGACGCGGCCGGGGCCGACGCACGTGCGAGTGACGCTCGCGACGGTGATGTGACCGACGGGGATGCGACCGACAAGGATGCACAGGGCACCGCGTCTGCGATGGCTGCGACTGACGATGCCTCGCCGGAGCAGGTCGTTCGAAGCACCACCTGA
- the ftsZ gene encoding cell division protein FtsZ has translation MATPQNYLAVIKVVGIGGGGVNAINRMIEVGLKGVEFIAINTDAQALLMCDADVKLEVGRELTRGLGAGADPEVGKKAAEDHAEDIEEVLKGADMVFVTAGEGGGTGTGGAPVVAKIAKSLGALTIGVVTRPFTFEGRRRANQADLGINALRDEVDTLIVIPNDRLLSISDRNVSMLDAFHSADQVLLSGVQGITDLITTPGLINLDFADVKSVMQGAGSALMGIGSARGEDRAVQAAEFAISSPLLEASIDGAQGVLLSVQGGSDLGLFEINEAARLVQEAAHPEANIIFGAVIDDALGDEVRVTVIAAGFDGGSPTKRTDDRALGQIQGGPKAPAAQPATPRQDAPQAQAPVQSAPAVEAQAPQQRPEAAPAPATAPGQVQQAPSSRPPREVTFDDSEDLDVPDFLK, from the coding sequence GTGGCAACTCCGCAGAATTACCTCGCTGTCATCAAGGTCGTCGGCATCGGCGGCGGTGGCGTCAACGCCATCAACCGGATGATCGAGGTCGGCCTCAAGGGCGTGGAGTTCATCGCCATCAACACCGACGCGCAGGCGCTGTTGATGTGTGACGCTGACGTGAAGCTTGAGGTCGGACGCGAGCTGACCCGTGGCCTCGGCGCAGGCGCCGACCCCGAGGTCGGCAAGAAGGCCGCCGAAGACCACGCCGAGGACATCGAGGAGGTCCTCAAGGGCGCCGACATGGTGTTCGTGACCGCCGGCGAGGGTGGCGGCACCGGCACCGGTGGCGCTCCGGTCGTCGCCAAGATCGCCAAGAGCCTGGGCGCGCTGACCATCGGTGTGGTCACCCGGCCGTTCACCTTCGAAGGTCGCCGCCGCGCCAACCAGGCCGACCTGGGCATCAACGCCCTGCGCGACGAGGTCGACACCCTCATCGTCATTCCGAACGACCGGCTGCTGTCGATCAGCGACCGCAACGTCTCGATGCTCGATGCCTTCCACAGTGCCGACCAGGTGCTGCTGTCCGGTGTCCAGGGCATCACCGACCTGATCACCACGCCGGGTCTGATCAACCTCGACTTCGCCGACGTGAAGTCGGTCATGCAGGGTGCCGGCTCGGCGCTCATGGGCATCGGTTCGGCCCGTGGCGAGGACCGCGCCGTCCAGGCGGCCGAGTTCGCGATCTCGTCTCCGCTGCTGGAAGCCAGCATCGACGGTGCGCAGGGCGTGCTGCTGTCGGTGCAGGGTGGCAGCGACCTGGGTCTGTTCGAGATCAACGAGGCAGCCCGTCTTGTGCAGGAGGCAGCGCACCCCGAGGCCAACATCATCTTCGGTGCCGTCATCGACGACGCCCTCGGGGACGAGGTCCGCGTCACCGTCATCGCGGCCGGCTTCGACGGAGGATCACCCACCAAGCGCACCGACGACCGCGCGCTCGGGCAGATCCAGGGTGGCCCGAAGGCTCCCGCCGCCCAGCCCGCAACCCCACGTCAGGACGCACCGCAGGCTCAGGCCCCCGTCCAGAGCGCACCGGCGGTCGAGGCGCAGGCACCGCAGCAGCGGCCGGAGGCTGCTCCGGCTCCGGCCACCGCACCGGGTCAGGTGCAGCAGGCACCGAGCAGCCGCCCGCCGCGCGAGGTCACCTTCGACGACAGCGAAGACCTGGACGTCCCCGACTTCCTGAAGTGA
- the murC gene encoding UDP-N-acetylmuramate--L-alanine ligase — translation MNPRFDFTAELPPLTDVRRAHLIAIGGSGMSGVARLLLARGIEVSGSDRADSATLDDLRAAGATVTIGQSAATADLVPADAWVVISSAIAPDNPELLRLQERGLPVLHRAQALGMLMAGRGALAVAGANGKTTTSAMATVALRAAGADPSYAIGAPIVGLGANAGVGEGDSFVVEADESDGSFLVYHPHVAIVTNVRDDHLDFYGSSERLHEAYADFAATVRPGGLLVVCADDDGSAGLGERMRAAGTRVLTYGRSVDADLRLVDDGGGAFDWHGTLLYQGQRLALRLRVPGSHNLLNAAGVVLALSAGLGVDPASVVGGLAEFQGTARRFEPCGSAAGVRVVDDYAHNPGKVEAVVRTGLALRDGGRLIVVFQPHLYSRTQHAAAGLAEALSLADVAIVLDVYAAREAPVAGVTGELVTDRIDGAEAVYAPTHADALRAVAERVRPGDLVLTVGAGDVTTLGPQILDALATRPDLR, via the coding sequence GTGAATCCCCGCTTCGATTTCACCGCGGAACTGCCGCCTCTCACCGATGTCCGCCGGGCGCACCTGATCGCCATCGGCGGCTCCGGCATGTCCGGTGTCGCCCGGCTGCTGCTGGCGCGCGGCATCGAGGTGTCCGGCTCCGACCGCGCCGACAGCGCAACGCTGGACGACCTTCGTGCCGCCGGCGCGACCGTCACGATCGGTCAGAGCGCCGCTACAGCGGACCTGGTCCCGGCGGACGCCTGGGTGGTCATCTCCTCGGCCATCGCGCCCGACAATCCGGAATTGCTGCGCCTGCAGGAGCGCGGGTTGCCGGTGCTGCACCGGGCGCAGGCTCTTGGGATGCTGATGGCCGGTCGTGGTGCGCTGGCGGTCGCCGGTGCCAACGGCAAGACGACGACCAGCGCCATGGCGACGGTCGCCTTGCGCGCGGCCGGGGCGGACCCGTCATACGCGATCGGAGCACCGATCGTCGGCCTTGGGGCGAATGCCGGTGTCGGTGAAGGGGATTCGTTCGTCGTCGAGGCTGATGAGAGCGACGGTTCGTTTTTGGTCTACCACCCGCACGTCGCGATCGTGACCAATGTGCGAGACGACCATCTCGACTTCTACGGCAGTTCCGAGAGGCTGCACGAGGCGTATGCCGATTTTGCCGCCACCGTCCGCCCCGGTGGCCTGCTGGTCGTCTGCGCCGACGATGACGGCTCGGCGGGGCTCGGCGAGCGGATGCGAGCTGCGGGCACGCGGGTGCTGACCTACGGGCGGAGCGTCGACGCCGACCTGCGTCTGGTCGACGACGGCGGTGGTGCCTTCGACTGGCACGGCACTCTGCTGTACCAGGGGCAACGGCTTGCCCTGCGCCTGCGCGTGCCGGGCTCGCACAACCTGCTCAATGCCGCGGGGGTGGTGCTTGCGCTCAGTGCCGGCCTCGGGGTCGACCCGGCATCGGTCGTGGGCGGACTTGCCGAATTCCAAGGAACAGCAAGGCGATTCGAACCTTGCGGGTCCGCGGCCGGAGTTCGCGTGGTCGACGATTACGCGCACAACCCCGGCAAGGTCGAAGCGGTGGTGCGCACCGGTCTCGCCTTGCGTGACGGTGGTCGCCTCATCGTCGTCTTCCAGCCGCACCTGTACTCGCGCACCCAGCACGCCGCTGCCGGACTGGCCGAAGCGCTGTCCCTTGCTGATGTAGCGATCGTGCTCGATGTCTACGCCGCGCGCGAAGCGCCGGTCGCAGGTGTCACCGGCGAACTCGTGACCGATCGGATCGACGGCGCCGAAGCTGTCTACGCGCCGACCCACGCCGATGCCCTCCGGGCGGTCGCCGAACGGGTGCGACCCGGTGACCTCGTCCTGACGGTGGGCGCCGGCGACGTGACGACGCTCGGCCCGCAGATTCTGGATGCGCTGGCGACGCGGCCCGACCTTCGATAA
- the ftsW gene encoding putative lipid II flippase FtsW: MSATTTRATSGAAGAPRSPRVTDASMQESAGNPLSPRILLERLESPVAPYYLLLGATSLLVAFGLVMVLSASSVTSYQASGSPYTVFNNQAIFAVLGVIVAACASRMPVRVWKVLALPAFIGAVLLEMLVFSPLGRTVQGNRNWIGFGSFTMQPSEAGKVALVLIGALILTRKRKLIGRSRHVIIPLIFPVAIVLLGLVLAGHDLGTTMVLAAILGAILFVAGVRMRVFAGFAALAAAGAAAFVATNSNRSGRLSSWLGTCSNAQSTGCWQKVHGLYAMADGGWWGVGLGASREKWSWLPEAHNDFIFAIIGEELGLPGTLTVVALYVALGYAGYRLIVTSKDFFVRIATAGIITWILAQAIINIGSVTGLLPIIGVPLPLVSSGGSALVTSLLGLGILISFARNEPACKEALAARPNAVKRTLAVLPVGRR, from the coding sequence GTGAGCGCAACCACCACCCGCGCGACCTCCGGCGCTGCCGGAGCACCGCGGAGTCCGCGTGTCACAGATGCCTCGATGCAGGAGTCGGCCGGCAATCCGTTGTCACCGCGCATCCTGCTCGAACGACTCGAGTCGCCCGTCGCTCCGTATTACCTGCTGCTGGGCGCCACCTCGCTACTGGTGGCCTTCGGGCTGGTCATGGTGCTGTCCGCCTCGAGTGTGACGTCGTACCAAGCCAGCGGATCGCCATACACGGTGTTCAACAACCAGGCGATCTTCGCGGTGCTCGGCGTCATCGTCGCCGCGTGCGCCAGCCGGATGCCGGTGCGTGTCTGGAAGGTCCTGGCGTTGCCGGCGTTCATCGGTGCCGTCCTGCTGGAGATGCTGGTCTTCTCCCCGCTCGGTCGCACGGTGCAGGGCAACCGCAACTGGATCGGTTTCGGCTCGTTCACCATGCAGCCGTCCGAGGCCGGCAAAGTCGCGCTCGTGCTGATCGGAGCGCTCATCCTGACCCGCAAACGCAAGCTCATCGGCCGATCCCGGCACGTGATCATCCCGCTGATCTTTCCCGTGGCGATCGTCCTGCTCGGCCTGGTGCTCGCCGGGCACGACCTGGGCACGACGATGGTCTTGGCCGCGATCCTGGGCGCCATCTTGTTCGTGGCCGGTGTGCGCATGCGCGTCTTCGCAGGCTTCGCCGCGCTGGCTGCTGCCGGTGCGGCCGCCTTCGTCGCGACAAACTCCAACCGGTCCGGGCGACTGTCGTCCTGGCTCGGCACCTGCTCCAACGCACAGTCGACGGGTTGCTGGCAGAAGGTCCACGGTCTCTACGCCATGGCGGACGGTGGTTGGTGGGGCGTCGGATTGGGGGCCAGTCGCGAGAAGTGGTCCTGGCTGCCCGAGGCACACAACGACTTCATCTTCGCCATCATCGGCGAGGAACTCGGTCTACCGGGCACCCTGACCGTCGTCGCGCTGTATGTCGCTCTCGGCTATGCGGGCTACCGGTTGATCGTGACGAGCAAAGACTTCTTCGTGCGCATCGCGACCGCCGGCATCATCACCTGGATCCTCGCTCAGGCCATCATCAACATCGGTTCGGTGACCGGCCTCTTGCCGATCATCGGCGTTCCGCTGCCGCTGGTGTCCTCCGGCGGATCGGCGCTGGTGACCTCACTTCTCGGCCTCGGCATCCTGATCTCGTTCGCCCGCAACGAGCCGGCGTGCAAGGAAGCTCTTGCAGCCCGGCCGAACGCGGTCAAGCGGACACTGGCCGTCCTGCCGGTGGGGCGTCGGTGA